A window of Corallococcus macrosporus DSM 14697 contains these coding sequences:
- a CDS encoding SDR family NAD(P)-dependent oxidoreductase, producing MPLPPRPRAVVTGAGSGLGRALCEALARRRARVLVADIHAASAEETALRVTREGGEAHVQVCDVTDPVQVEALADAAERTLGGVDLLVNNAGVVSAGPVGTLSLAEWKRVLDINLWGVIHGCHVFVPRMRRQGSGHILNIASAAGLMYVPDLAAYNVSKAGVVALSETLHAELKPRGIGVTVASPSVFRTNIGNAGRYADETLRTLAVQMTGTARIGPDVIARKLLKAVDARSLYSVPMADARWGWRMRRLFPSLFVRAIGVMDRRGRAWLLRRR from the coding sequence ATGCCCCTTCCTCCCCGTCCAAGAGCCGTCGTCACCGGCGCGGGCAGCGGCCTGGGCCGCGCGCTCTGCGAGGCGCTCGCGCGCCGGCGGGCCCGCGTGCTCGTCGCGGACATCCATGCCGCCTCCGCCGAGGAGACAGCGCTGCGCGTCACCCGCGAGGGAGGCGAGGCCCACGTCCAGGTCTGTGACGTCACCGACCCGGTGCAGGTCGAAGCGCTGGCCGACGCCGCGGAGCGCACGCTGGGCGGCGTGGACCTGCTGGTCAACAACGCCGGCGTCGTCAGCGCGGGCCCGGTGGGCACGCTGTCACTGGCGGAATGGAAGCGGGTGCTGGACATCAACCTGTGGGGCGTCATCCATGGCTGCCATGTCTTCGTTCCCCGGATGCGGCGGCAGGGCTCCGGGCACATCCTCAACATCGCCTCGGCGGCGGGGCTGATGTACGTGCCCGACCTGGCGGCCTACAACGTGTCCAAGGCGGGCGTCGTCGCGCTGTCCGAGACGCTCCACGCCGAGCTGAAGCCCCGCGGCATCGGCGTCACCGTCGCGAGCCCCAGCGTCTTCCGCACCAACATCGGCAACGCGGGCCGCTACGCCGACGAGACGCTTCGCACCCTCGCCGTCCAGATGACCGGCACCGCGCGCATCGGCCCGGACGTCATCGCGCGCAAGCTCTTGAAGGCCGTGGACGCGCGCAGCCTCTACAGCGTGCCCATGGCGGATGCCCGCTGGGGCTGGCGCATGCGGCGCCTGTTCCCCAGCCTCTTCGTCCGCGCCATCGGGGTGATGGACCGTCGCGGCCGCGCGTGGCTGCTGCGCCGGCGCTGA
- a CDS encoding alpha/beta fold hydrolase — MLRRRVLSSLLALSLLSGCASTSGAAPSGTTVTESPTANAPVPFRVERSGKGRPVVFIPGLASSGEVWNETVAHLGGQYDSHVLTLAGFAGQPAISAPFFETQRRAVAAYLREQGLEKPILVGHSLGGVLALAVAADVPERVGGVVVVDSLPFLPAGMYPGATVESSRPYADQMRTQMRTQSVAQRNEMQRRTMRRYITDASRQDVAFRWGNQSDTDTVAQAMYELMTTDLRPELPRITAPTLVLGSWIALKGQMPRETVEAVYKGQYATLRTARVVMHDTARHFIMWDDPEGFFRELDGFLGAHAPVARVEPRP; from the coding sequence ATGCTTCGTCGCCGCGTCCTTTCGTCGCTGCTCGCCCTGTCGCTGCTCTCCGGCTGCGCGTCCACGTCCGGCGCCGCGCCTTCGGGCACCACCGTCACCGAGTCCCCCACGGCCAACGCGCCAGTGCCCTTCCGGGTCGAGCGCTCCGGCAAGGGCCGCCCGGTGGTGTTCATCCCTGGCCTCGCGTCATCCGGAGAGGTGTGGAACGAGACGGTGGCGCACCTCGGGGGTCAGTACGACAGCCACGTCCTCACGCTGGCCGGCTTCGCGGGGCAGCCCGCCATCTCCGCGCCCTTCTTCGAAACGCAGCGCCGCGCGGTGGCGGCGTACCTGCGTGAGCAGGGCCTGGAGAAGCCCATCCTCGTGGGCCACAGCCTGGGCGGCGTGCTGGCGCTCGCGGTGGCCGCGGACGTCCCCGAGCGCGTCGGCGGCGTGGTGGTGGTGGACAGCCTGCCCTTCCTCCCCGCGGGCATGTACCCCGGCGCCACGGTGGAGAGCAGCCGCCCCTACGCCGACCAGATGCGCACGCAGATGCGGACCCAGTCCGTCGCCCAACGCAACGAGATGCAGCGGCGGACGATGCGCCGCTACATCACCGACGCGTCCAGGCAGGACGTCGCCTTCCGCTGGGGGAACCAGTCGGACACCGACACCGTGGCCCAGGCGATGTACGAGTTGATGACCACCGACCTGCGTCCGGAGCTGCCGCGCATCACCGCGCCCACCCTGGTGCTCGGTTCGTGGATTGCCCTGAAGGGCCAGATGCCGCGCGAGACGGTCGAGGCCGTATACAAGGGCCAGTACGCGACGCTGCGCACCGCGCGTGTCGTGATGCACGACACGGCCCGCCACTTCATCATGTGGGACGATCCGGAGGGCTTCTTCCGTGAGCTGGACGGCTTCCTCGGCGCCCACGCGCCCGTGGCCCGGGTGGAGCCACGTCCGTGA